A genomic stretch from Microbacterium proteolyticum includes:
- a CDS encoding ThiF family adenylyltransferase has product MTTRRNRLADPGAPEYRRNLGFWRRSEQAIMQESTIAIAGAGGDGHDLALALAMMAGPAEIRIADPETFVPENSNRVAWAHTETYGRLKVDVLRESIQKIRPHTRVISYPEGVTPDNVDEFVRGANLVLDESELHYLQVGTALARAARRHGVSNLLVMNIGFGAIATSFAPRSRYTYERMMGLPPDITLEEAATRATALDRCVPYVPPYGDLATFRETVAGAPLPSVVQGVKAAVSLGATEALLHLTRRDANRRRSPVFAPYWAYTDPMTLRSGRVRAARASHWSGLAVLAGRSALGLNPRASYGDEVAGAEAGEEVPSSN; this is encoded by the coding sequence GTGACCACGCGTCGGAATAGACTTGCTGACCCGGGCGCGCCTGAGTACCGCCGGAATCTTGGGTTCTGGCGCCGAAGCGAGCAGGCGATCATGCAGGAGTCGACGATCGCGATCGCGGGAGCCGGTGGTGACGGTCACGACCTCGCTCTCGCGCTCGCGATGATGGCGGGCCCGGCGGAGATCCGGATCGCGGACCCCGAGACCTTCGTCCCGGAGAACTCCAACCGCGTCGCATGGGCGCACACGGAAACCTACGGGCGGCTGAAAGTCGACGTCCTGCGGGAAAGCATCCAGAAGATCCGTCCCCACACCCGGGTGATCTCCTACCCGGAAGGGGTGACGCCCGACAACGTTGACGAGTTCGTCCGCGGCGCCAATCTCGTCCTCGACGAATCCGAACTGCACTACCTTCAGGTCGGCACCGCGCTCGCGCGCGCCGCACGGAGACACGGGGTTTCCAACCTGCTCGTGATGAACATCGGATTCGGTGCCATCGCAACGTCGTTCGCGCCCCGCAGTCGGTACACATATGAGCGAATGATGGGGTTACCGCCCGACATCACGCTCGAGGAAGCAGCCACCCGGGCTACTGCGCTCGACCGTTGCGTGCCCTACGTTCCCCCGTATGGGGACCTCGCCACGTTCCGGGAGACGGTCGCTGGCGCGCCGCTGCCGTCGGTGGTGCAGGGTGTGAAAGCAGCAGTCAGCCTCGGCGCTACCGAGGCGCTCCTGCACCTTACCCGCAGGGACGCGAATCGCCGCCGCTCGCCGGTCTTCGCGCCGTACTGGGCTTACACCGACCCAATGACGCTGCGATCGGGACGAGTCCGCGCAGCCAGAGCCAGCCACTGGTCAGGACTCGCGGTCCTCGCCGGACGATCCGCGCTCGGCTTGAACCCCCGCGCCTCCTATGGCGACGAGGTCGCAGGTGCTGAGGCGGGGGAGGAGGTCCCATCGAGCAACTGA
- a CDS encoding TetR/AcrR family transcriptional regulator, whose translation MSSPGWGAPGRNSRQPADETRELALSTALSMLSQTGLTVSLEHLSIEDLIRTAGLPRSTFYRLWPAKERFFADLLVELATSSDSNDAMFYPGTQVAAYEVIEANKHLLATHEGRVAVLRDAVRVAGRMNFEHFSEAVGWRTHVTLVASASSLADVENRERLVAALQETEQLFIERTAKFYGDALSGLGFSFTPGASAELLAGLGAAVVEGLAQRRLVNPELADTIIMKPGIDGQLVEWHPAALGFWGILEALVDLEPHEG comes from the coding sequence ATGAGTTCGCCAGGATGGGGCGCCCCCGGGCGCAATAGCAGGCAGCCGGCGGACGAGACGCGGGAGTTGGCGTTGTCGACGGCCTTGTCGATGCTGTCCCAGACGGGCTTGACCGTCAGTTTGGAGCACTTGAGCATCGAGGATCTCATTCGCACGGCCGGGCTGCCGCGCAGCACGTTTTATCGCTTGTGGCCGGCGAAGGAACGGTTCTTCGCGGATCTGCTCGTCGAGTTGGCGACGTCGTCAGACTCGAACGACGCGATGTTCTACCCCGGCACGCAAGTGGCGGCGTACGAGGTCATCGAGGCCAACAAGCATCTCCTCGCCACACACGAAGGGCGTGTTGCCGTACTGCGTGACGCTGTACGAGTTGCAGGCCGGATGAACTTCGAGCACTTCAGCGAGGCGGTGGGCTGGCGGACTCACGTCACGCTCGTGGCGTCGGCGAGCAGCCTCGCCGACGTGGAGAACCGTGAACGGCTCGTCGCGGCGCTCCAGGAAACGGAGCAACTGTTCATCGAACGGACGGCGAAGTTCTACGGCGACGCGCTCAGCGGGTTGGGATTCTCATTCACCCCCGGCGCGTCAGCGGAGTTGCTCGCGGGACTCGGCGCAGCGGTAGTGGAGGGCCTTGCGCAGCGGCGTCTGGTGAACCCCGAGCTGGCGGACACGATCATTATGAAGCCCGGCATCGACGGGCAACTCGTCGAATGGCACCCAGCAGCGCTGGGCTTCTGGGGAATCCTCGAAGCGCTGGTCGATCTAGAACCGCACGAGGGCTGA